From Dendropsophus ebraccatus isolate aDenEbr1 chromosome 2, aDenEbr1.pat, whole genome shotgun sequence, a single genomic window includes:
- the ID4 gene encoding DNA-binding protein inhibitor ID-4, with protein MKAVSPIRPHSRRAPVAGGVCGELALHCLSEHSLGVARYKMEEEESLCLQYDMNDCYSRLKRLVPTIPPNKKVSKVEILQHVIDYILDLQLALDTHPALLRQQTPARTPLTDLNKDPAASVVNKEGDSILCR; from the exons ATGAAAGCTGTGAGCCCCATACGTCCCCACAGCCGGAGAGCCCCAGTGGCGGGGGGCGTGTGTGGGGAGCTGGCACTGCACTGCCTCTCTGAACACAGCCTTGGTGTAGCTCGCTACAAGATGGAAGAAGAGGAGTCCTTGTGTCTGCAATATGACATGAATGACTGTTACAGCCGCCTCAAAAGGTTGGTTCCCACCATCCCCCCGAACAAGAAAGTCAGCAAAGTGGAGATCCTGCAGCATGTTATAGACTACATACTGGACCTGCAGTTGGCACTGGACACACACCCTGCACTGCTTAGACAGCAGACACCTGCCAGGACCCCTCTGACAGACCTTAATAAAGACCCG GCTGCGTCAGTGGTGAACAAGGAAGGGGACAGTATACTGTGTCGCTAG